One window of the Spea bombifrons isolate aSpeBom1 chromosome 8, aSpeBom1.2.pri, whole genome shotgun sequence genome contains the following:
- the LOC128503594 gene encoding uncharacterized protein LOC128503594: MTCNMEDAKVTYSENVKKWLLNYIKRHGGPYEIPQDCKQSWEMLQKFLGETLFEKKVSESKRKGCIVQGLLSCCLRLEEIVKANEDKLAELNASIKVKSEKHDEMYNELNNKIVDLRVYAVATGEALIEKAKVCEELKEENERVNEKMLDLQRELDECRHATNMAFNKMAESMAPSSMSPAPEIPGSVNSGIRDIGYKSIYPWDDLKQKPVSIPAAPTTATTVLNPDNTGGIQLVTKHLKPQEMDAIVKEIGLVPQHDINRFLQWFCGFQRVKEMYSLTREDIERVLQRVAGNGLWVRIVQTCGQQCRTRDMLKEILRALYGITSGMSLSGKIKQLKQESPYELSARISTVMEQLVVSNPGFEQGGLMHRSMFLDALEQEVREEILSVTPDPSEMCDILLRADNLWRRKIKNESFAVDAARIFRVEGQERRDRSGMYSQRGNRFQNMGGYRTDNDSDRGRRVKSDKPLKPWVPFHEIKNERDRLQEELDNVKYELDKIKNAKTRVATVEDNKVVHPKEKGDC, translated from the coding sequence ATGACATGCAACATGGAGGATGCAAAAGTTACTTATTCTGAAAATGTTAAGAAATGGCTTCTGAATTATATTAAGAGACATGGTGGTCCTTATGAAATCCCACAGGACTGTAAACAGTCATGGGAGATGTTGCAGAAGTTTTTGGGAGAgacattatttgaaaaaaaggtgtcAGAGAGTAAAAGAAAAGGTTGCATTGTGCAAGGACTACTCTCTTGTTGTTTAAGATTGGAAGAAATTGTGAAAGCAAATGAGGATAAGTTGGCAGAGCTGAATGCTTCAATTAAAGTAAAATCTGAAAAGCATGATGAGATGtataatgaattaaataataagaTTGTTGATCTTAGAGTATATGCAGTAGCAACTGGAGAAGCTTTAATTGAAAAGGCCAAAGTGTGTGAGGAGCTTAAAGAGGAGAATGAAAGGGTGAATGAGAAAATGTTGGATTTGCAGAGAGAATTGGATGAATGCAGACATGCTACCAATATGGCTTTTAATAAAATGGCAGAAAGTATGGCACCTTCTAGTATGTCTCCTGCACCTGAAATTCCTGGGTCCGTTAACTCAGGGATTAGAGATATAGGATATAAATCTATTTACCCAtgggatgatctgaaacaaaaGCCAGTGAGTATCCCTGCTGCCCCAACTACAGCAACTACAGTGTTAAATCCTGATAATACTGGTGGGATACAGCTTGTTACTAAACATTTAAAGCCACAAGAAATGGATGCCATTGTTAAAGAAATAGGTCTGGTCCCCCAGCATGACATTAACCGTTTTTTGCAATGGTTTTGTGGGTTTCAAAGAGTAAAAGAGATGTATAGCTTGACAAGAGAGGATATTGAAAGAGTTCTGCAGAGAGTTGCTGGAAATGGATTGTGGGTTAGGATTGTACAGACATGTGGTCAGCAGTGTAGAACTAGGGATATGTTGAAAGAGATTTTAAGAGCATTGTATGGAATTACATCTGGTATGTCGTTGTCTGGCAAAATTAAACAACTGAAACAAGAATCTCCTTATGAATTGTCGGCTAGAATATCTACAGTTATGGAACAATTGGTTGTCAGTAATCCTGGTTTTGAACAGGGAGGGCTGATGCATAGATCAATGTTTTTAGATGCATTAGAGCAAGAGGTTAGAGAGGAGATTTTATCAGTAACCCCAGATCCATCAGAAATGTGTGACATATTATTAAGAGCTGATAATTTGTGGAgaagaaagattaaaaatgaGAGTTTTGCTGTTGATGCTGCAAGAATTTTTAGGGTAGAGGGGCAAGAGAGAAGAGACAGGTCTGGCATGTATTCTCAGAGGGGGAATAGATTTCAGAATATGGGAGGTTATAGAACTGATAACGACTCAGATAGAGGAAGGAGGGTAAAGAGTGATAAACCGTTAAAACCATGGGTACCTtttcatgaaattaaaaatgaaagagaTCGCTTACAGGAAGAACTAGACAATGTGAAATATGAATTGGATAAGATCAAGAATGCAAAAACAAGGGTAGCTACTGTGGAAGACAACAAGGTAGTTCACCCTAAAGAAAAAGGTGATTGTTAG